Proteins encoded by one window of Pseudorca crassidens isolate mPseCra1 chromosome 3, mPseCra1.hap1, whole genome shotgun sequence:
- the DAPK3 gene encoding death-associated protein kinase 3 isoform X1 codes for MSTFRQEDVEDHYEMGEELGSGQFAIVRKCRQKGTGKEYAAKFIKKRRLSSSRRGVSREEIEREVNILREIRHPNIITLHDIFENKTDVVLILELVSGGELFDFLAEKESLTEDEATQFLKQILDGVHYLHSKRIAHFDLKHPAFPPCLQPENIMLLDKNVPNPRIKLIDFGIAHKIEAGNEFKNIFGTPEFVAPEIVNYEPLGLEADMWSIGVITYILLSGASPFLGETKQETLTNISAVNYDFDEEYFSNTSELAKDFIRRLLVKDPKRRMTIAQSLEHSWIKAIRRRNVRREDSGRKPERRRLKTARLKEYTIKSHSSMPPNNTYVNFERFSKVLEEVAVAEEGLRGLEHSRRLFHEDIEALTAIYEEKEAWYREENESIGQDLRRLRQELHKTEALQRQAQEEAKGALLGASGLRRRFSRLENRYEALAKQVASEMLFVQDLVRAMEQEKLQGGECSLR; via the exons CGGCCAGTTTGCGATTGTGCGGAAATGCCGGCAGAAGGGCACCGGGAAGGAGTACGCGGCCAAGTTCATCAAGAAGCGCCGCTTGTCGTCCAGCCGCCGGGGGGTCAGCCGGGAGGAGATCGAGCGGGAGGTGAACATCCTGCGGGAGATCCGGCACCCCAACATCATCACGCTGCACGACATCTTTGAGAACAAGACCGACGTGGTGCTCATCCTGGAGCTGGTCTCGGGCGGGGAGCTCTTCGATTTCCTGGCGGAGAAGGAGTCGCTGACAGAGGACGAGGCCACCCAGTTCCTCAAGCAGATCCTGGACGGCGTCCATTACCTGCACTCCAAGCGTATCGCCCACTTCGACCTCAAG CACCCTGCCTTCCCGCCCTGCCTCCAGCCAGAGAACATCATGCTCCTGGACAAAAATGTGCCCAACCCGCGGATCAAGCTCATCGACTTTGGCATCGCCCACAAAATCGAAGCAGGGAACGAGTTCAAGAACATCTTTGGCACCCCGGAGTTCGTGG CTCCCGAGATTGTCAACTACGAGCCCCTGGGTCTGGAGGCGGACATGTG GAGCATTGGCGTCATCACCTACATCCT TTTGAGTGGCGCGTCACCATTCCTGGGAGAGACCAAGCAGGAGACCCTGACCAACATCTCGGCCGTGAACTACGACTTTGACGAGGAGTACTTCAGCAACACCAGCGAGCTGGCCAAGGACTTCATCCGCCGGCTGCTCGTCAAAGACCCCAA GAGGAGAATGACCATTGCCCAGAGCCTGGAGCATTCCTGGATCAAG GCGATTCGGCGGCGGAACGTGCGGCGGGAGGACAGTGGCCGCAAGCCGGAGCGGCGGCGCCTGAAGACGGCCCGCCTCAAGGAGTACACCATCAAGTCGCACTCGAGCATGCCCCCCAACAACACCTACGTCAACTTCGAGCGCTTCTCCAAGGtgctggaggaggtggcagtggCCGAGGAGGGCCTGCGTGGGCTCGAGCACAGCCGGCGCCTGTTCCACGAGGACATCGAGGCGCTGACGGCAATCTACGAGGAGAAGGAGGCCTGGTACCGCGAGGAGAACGAGAGCATCGGCCAGGACCTGCGGCGGCTGCGCCAGGAGCTGCACAAGACGGAGGCGCTCCAGCGGCAGGCCCAGGAGGAGGCCAAGGGCGCCCTGCTGGGGGCCAGCGGGCTCAGGCGCCGCTTCAGCCGCCTTGAGAACCGCTACGAGGCGCTGGCCAAGCAGGTGGCCTCCGAGATGCTATTTGTGCAGGATTTGGTGCGCGCCATGGAGCAGGAGAAGCTGCAGGGGGGGGAGTGCAGCCTCCGCTAG
- the DAPK3 gene encoding death-associated protein kinase 3 isoform X2 codes for MSTFRQEDVEDHYEMGEELGSGQFAIVRKCRQKGTGKEYAAKFIKKRRLSSSRRGVSREEIEREVNILREIRHPNIITLHDIFENKTDVVLILELVSGGELFDFLAEKESLTEDEATQFLKQILDGVHYLHSKRIAHFDLKPENIMLLDKNVPNPRIKLIDFGIAHKIEAGNEFKNIFGTPEFVAPEIVNYEPLGLEADMWSIGVITYILLSGASPFLGETKQETLTNISAVNYDFDEEYFSNTSELAKDFIRRLLVKDPKRRMTIAQSLEHSWIKAIRRRNVRREDSGRKPERRRLKTARLKEYTIKSHSSMPPNNTYVNFERFSKVLEEVAVAEEGLRGLEHSRRLFHEDIEALTAIYEEKEAWYREENESIGQDLRRLRQELHKTEALQRQAQEEAKGALLGASGLRRRFSRLENRYEALAKQVASEMLFVQDLVRAMEQEKLQGGECSLR; via the exons CGGCCAGTTTGCGATTGTGCGGAAATGCCGGCAGAAGGGCACCGGGAAGGAGTACGCGGCCAAGTTCATCAAGAAGCGCCGCTTGTCGTCCAGCCGCCGGGGGGTCAGCCGGGAGGAGATCGAGCGGGAGGTGAACATCCTGCGGGAGATCCGGCACCCCAACATCATCACGCTGCACGACATCTTTGAGAACAAGACCGACGTGGTGCTCATCCTGGAGCTGGTCTCGGGCGGGGAGCTCTTCGATTTCCTGGCGGAGAAGGAGTCGCTGACAGAGGACGAGGCCACCCAGTTCCTCAAGCAGATCCTGGACGGCGTCCATTACCTGCACTCCAAGCGTATCGCCCACTTCGACCTCAAG CCAGAGAACATCATGCTCCTGGACAAAAATGTGCCCAACCCGCGGATCAAGCTCATCGACTTTGGCATCGCCCACAAAATCGAAGCAGGGAACGAGTTCAAGAACATCTTTGGCACCCCGGAGTTCGTGG CTCCCGAGATTGTCAACTACGAGCCCCTGGGTCTGGAGGCGGACATGTG GAGCATTGGCGTCATCACCTACATCCT TTTGAGTGGCGCGTCACCATTCCTGGGAGAGACCAAGCAGGAGACCCTGACCAACATCTCGGCCGTGAACTACGACTTTGACGAGGAGTACTTCAGCAACACCAGCGAGCTGGCCAAGGACTTCATCCGCCGGCTGCTCGTCAAAGACCCCAA GAGGAGAATGACCATTGCCCAGAGCCTGGAGCATTCCTGGATCAAG GCGATTCGGCGGCGGAACGTGCGGCGGGAGGACAGTGGCCGCAAGCCGGAGCGGCGGCGCCTGAAGACGGCCCGCCTCAAGGAGTACACCATCAAGTCGCACTCGAGCATGCCCCCCAACAACACCTACGTCAACTTCGAGCGCTTCTCCAAGGtgctggaggaggtggcagtggCCGAGGAGGGCCTGCGTGGGCTCGAGCACAGCCGGCGCCTGTTCCACGAGGACATCGAGGCGCTGACGGCAATCTACGAGGAGAAGGAGGCCTGGTACCGCGAGGAGAACGAGAGCATCGGCCAGGACCTGCGGCGGCTGCGCCAGGAGCTGCACAAGACGGAGGCGCTCCAGCGGCAGGCCCAGGAGGAGGCCAAGGGCGCCCTGCTGGGGGCCAGCGGGCTCAGGCGCCGCTTCAGCCGCCTTGAGAACCGCTACGAGGCGCTGGCCAAGCAGGTGGCCTCCGAGATGCTATTTGTGCAGGATTTGGTGCGCGCCATGGAGCAGGAGAAGCTGCAGGGGGGGGAGTGCAGCCTCCGCTAG